TATGCACCGTCTTCATTCGTCACACCTCCGCCAGCCTGACCATCCAAGAGAACGCCGACCCCTCCGCCCGCCGGGATCTGGAGAATTGGCTCAATCGCCTGGTGGAAGAGAACGACCCGCTCTACACCCACACCCTCGAGGGCCCCGACGACATGCCCTCCCACATCAAGGCCGCCCTCACCGCCACCTCCCTCTCCATCCCGGTCCTCGACGGCCGCCTGGCCCTTGGCACCTGGCAGGGCATCTTCGTCTGGGAACACCGCCGCCGCAGCGGCCAGCGCAACCTGGCCGTGCATCTGTCGGGCTGATCGCAAGCCCGCCGGTCCGCAAGGCGTCCTGACAAGTCTGCAGACCGCTTCCCCCATCGTGTCGCTTGTCCGCGCTCCCTGGCCAAGCCGAGGACCCCGACTCGATTATTTTGCATACGATTTAACCATGTTATACTTAGAGTATTCGTCTCTTGATTCGCCCTCGTGCATGGGGACGTGATTCTCTCCAGCGTTGGAATGACCGGGACCATGGTCCACGAACCGCTCACCAAGGAGGTTTCCATGAGCACATTCCGGTTCCACCGCTCTTTCCGACTCTCCGCCAACCATCTGTTGGCACTCTGCCTGGCTCTTCTCCTGATCACGGCGCAAGCAGCCGGCGCCCAAGACCCAGCCCAAGCCGTCAGCAGCTCTCCGGTTGATCGGCAATCTGCGGAAGCCATCACCGAATACTGGACACCGGAGCGCTTGGCCGGCGCCAAACCCATGCCCATGCCCACCCTCGACCCTGCCTCGAAAGCTCGGGAGTCGGGTCAGACTGAGGCCTCCGCCCCCGGGCCCATCACCGGTCTGGTCGGTTCCAGCGGCCTCCCGGGGGATTTGCCGTTGGAGGAGGAGGTCAGCTTCTCGGAGCTCGACGCTCCAACGGAGTTTGGTACCTATCCCTTTTCTTACACCCGGTTTCAGCTGTATCCCATTTCCATGTACAAGCGGCTTCAACCACATATGGCCGTGGGCAAGCTGTATTTCACCATTCCGGGACAAGGCAATTTCGTCTGCTCCGGTGCCAGCATCAACTCGGCCAATCGAGCAGTGATCTGGACCGCGGGTCACTGTGTCTACAGCCCGGGAATTGGCTACCACACCAATGTGCTGTTCGCACCAGGACATGCCAACGGCAATCACCACAACGGGACCTTTGCGGCCTATCAGCTTTCGACCCTCACCGGTTGGGCCAATAGCGGCCTGTTCGAATGGGATATGGGGGCTATCGTCGCCCACCGCGGAGGACTGGGAAGCCCCGGTCTTCTAGGAGACAAGGTAGGCTTCCTCGGCTTTATGTTCAACGCCCCGCGGGGCCAACATTTCCATGCCGTCGGGTACCCTGCGGCGCCTCGGGATCTCAACACCACTCCGCCAGGGCCGCAATTCGACGGGGCCCGCCAGCAGATCTGTGCCGCAGCTTGGGCGGTCAACGACGACCCGCCAGGCGGGTCCGGTGACCCCAACACGATCGGCATCGGTTGCGACAATACGGGCGGTGCCAGCGGCGGGCCCTGGATCGTGGACCGTAGTAAGTTCGGTGGCTCTACCAACTTCATCACCGGCGTCAACAGCTATAAGTATGGGGGCGGACCGCCGTTCAGCTTGCGGATGTACTCCCCTTACCACGGAGATGGAGCCGTGAACCTGCGGGACGCCGTGCAGGGCGCCACCGTTCCCTGACCTCTCTCCGAACCGTTCCGCCAATATCCACTCTTTGGGGGGAGTCCCATCCCCCCTCCGAAGAGCTTCTACCGACTCCAGCGCAAGCGCCTCTCCGGCAGCCTCTGAAACCGGTGTCGAAAAACCATCGCCAAGGTCTCGCCGTAGTCAAGATCAGCGGGTAACATAATGCTCTGCTGACATGACGCTCCAACGCTCGAACTCGCGAGGACCCCGATCTATGCTTCCAGCCCGCCTTCTTCCTGCCCTTTCCCGACTGTTCATCGGCGGCTTGGTCTTCGCCCTTTGTTGGAGCTCTTGGGGGGCGGCGGCGCAGGATACCGGAAGCGGGGACGCTCAAGCCGAGGAGCAACCCCTCAGCACCCTCGACCCCAAGCTCTTCCCCCTGCCCGGAGAGCTCGAGCCCAACGTCCGGTTCTGGACCGACGTCTTCACCCGCTACAACAGCCATCAGCTGGTGCTCCACGACGAGGAGTACCTGGAGGTGGTCTACGCGGTGCTGGACTTCACCCAGCTGGAGACTTCCCAGCGGCCCGACGCTGAGCGCCGGCGGATGCGCCAGAAGGCGATTCGGGATGCGGAGCAGAAGTACCGGTTGATCCTCCAGCGGCTGGCCCGCGGCGAGGAGCCCCACGACCCGGGCACCGAGCGCCGGGTGGAGGCCCTCTTCGACCACATTCCCGGGGGGCGGTCGAAGTTCGTGGCGGCGGCCCAGCGCTTCCGCACCCAGCGCGGGCTCTCCGACGTCTTCGAGCAGGCCATCGGGCGCTCCGGGCGCTACCTCCCCGCCATGGAGGAGGCCTTCGCCCGTCGGGGGCTCCCGAAGGCCCTGACCCGCATGGCCTTCGTGGAGT
This window of the Acidobacteriota bacterium genome carries:
- a CDS encoding secondary thiamine-phosphate synthase enzyme YjbQ, producing the protein MVQELTVSIPGQGLHEITPQVAQVVAESGVPEGLCTVFIRHTSASLTIQENADPSARRDLENWLNRLVEENDPLYTHTLEGPDDMPSHIKAALTATSLSIPVLDGRLALGTWQGIFVWEHRRRSGQRNLAVHLSG